The DNA region GGGTGCAGCTGACGGTAGAGCTTGCCCGCGGTCTCCAGGTCTCCCGCGACGGCGGCGCGGTACAGCGCGACGGAGGCGGAGGGCAGCGCGTTCGGGTAGCCGGCCACCCAGCCCTTGGCCCCCGCGACCGCCAGTTCCAGCAGCACGTCGTCGGCGCCGATCAACAGGTCCAGTTCCGGGGCGAGTTCGGCGATGCTGTAGGCACGGCGAACATCGCCGGAGAACTCCTTGACCCCGTGGATGTACCCCTCGCCGTGCAGCTTCGCGAGCAGCTCGGGCACGAGGTCGACCTTGGTGTCGATGGGGTTGTTGTACGCGACGATCGGCACGCCCGCCTTGGCCACCTCCGCGTAGTGGGCGAGGACCGAGCGCTCGTCGGCACGGTAGGCGTTCGGGGGCAGCAGCATCACGGAGGCGCAGCCCGCGTCGCGTGCCTGCTCGGCCCAGCGGCGGGACTCGGCGGACCCGTACGCGGCCACGCCCGGCATCACGCGCCGCCCGCCGATCGCGGCAACCGCGGTCTCGACGACCTTGGCCCGCTCCTCCGGGGTGAGCACCTGGTACTCGCCGAGCGAGCCGTTCGGCACGACCCCGTCGCAGCCGTTCTCGACGAGCCACGTGCAGTGCTCCGCGTACTTGTCGAGGTTGACGGAGAGGTCGTCGTTCAGCGGGAGGGCGGTGGCGACGAGGACGCCGCGCCAGGGGCGGTCGCCGGTGAGGTCGTTGTCAGTCATGAGGGGTCCCATCCGGTTTCGGTAGAGGGTGACGGGTCATGAGGCTTCGCCCGGCTCGCGCGCGAGCACTCCGAGGGGCACCGGCCGGGCGAACGGCCGTCGGGAGGGTGTCTCCGGGCAGCGCGCGAGCCCCGCGACGGCAGGGCCGCACATCCGTCCCTGGCACCAGCCCATCCCGGCCCGGGTCAGCAGTTTCACGGTGCGTACGTCCCCGGCGCCGAGCTCGTCGACGGCCTCCCGGACGGCGGAGGCGGGCACCTCCTCGCACCGGCACACGACGGTCTCGTCGGTGACCTGCTCGGCCCAATGGGCAGGCGGGGCACAGACCTTGTCGACAGCGGCGAAGAACTCCCGCAGTCCGGCACGCACCTTGGCGGCGGATGCGTACGAACTCCTCTCGGCTGTACGGGAGTCGAGTCGCGCCGCGATGGACAGTCCGGCGATCCTGCCCTCGGCCGACGCGAGCACCGCGCCGCCGATCCCCGTGGTCTCGCCGGCGGCCCAGACGCCGGGCACGTCGGTGCGCTGTTCGTCGTCCACGGCGACGCCGACCCCGTCGAGACGGCAGCCGAGTGCTTCGGCGAGGTCGGTGTGCGGGAGCATGCCGTGGCCGACGGCGAGGGTGTCGCAGGGGATGCGCCGCTCGGTTCCCGGCCGGACCCGTCCGTCACCGTCCAGGGCGGCGACGGTGATGGCTTCGAGTCGGCCTGTGCCGTGTGCGGCAACGACCGTGCCGCGGACCTGGGTCCTGACGCGGTGACGTGCCAACTCGGCCGCGTACCGGGCGCCTTCGGCGAGTTTCGCGGGATGGGCTGCGAGCACGCGGGCCTGCCGGGCGAAGTTCCGGGGATCGGCGGACTCGACGAGGGCCGCGACCCTCGCCCCGGCCGAGGCGAGCCCGACGGCCACGGGCAGCAGCAACGGTCCGGTCCCGGCCACCACGGCGGTACGCCCCGGCAGCACGAGCCCGCCCTTGAGCATGGCCTGCGCCCCACCCGCGGTGACCACTCCGGGGAGGGTCCAGCCGGGAAAGGGGAGCACCTTCTCGTACCCACCGGTGGCGATCAGCACGGCGTCCGCGTGAACGGTGACGGGCTCCTCCTGCCCGGGCCCGAGCAGAGCGTGGACGGCGAAGGAGCCGGAGCCTTGGACGGTGTCATGGGCGGTGGCGGTGGCGCCGGCGGTGCCGGACTGCCGCTCCACGAACCACACATGATGATCCGTCAAGTGGGTGACACGGCCTGCGGCGACATGAGCCGCGAGTCCGTCACGCAGCCGTTCCCAAGTACGCCACTGGTGGTGCAGGGCCTGCGGACGGCGGGCCCCGAGTCCCGGGGCGGTCTGGCGGTAGAACTGCCCGCCTGCCTGCGGGGCGGAGTCGACCAGGGTCACCCGCACACCGCGCGTGGCGGCGGCGAGGGCGGCCGTGAGCCCGGCGGGGCCGGCGCCGATCACCGCAAGGCGGCGTCGTTCAGTCATGGTGACCGGTCCCTTCCTGTGTGCGGATCACGTCCCCGGCCTCGGCCGGGACCAGACAGGCCCGTTGGTTCACCCGGCCGTTGACGCTGACCAGACAGTCGAAGCACACCCCGATGCCACAGAAGACACCGCGCGGCTCGCCGCTCCCCCGTGTCGTACGCCAGGACGTGATGCCCGCCGACCAGAGCGCGGCGGCGATCGTCTGACCGGGTAGAACGGCGATCTCCCGGCCGTCGAAGGTGACGGTGAAGGCGGGCCCGGGCCGGGCGTCGACCAGGTCGAGCGGAGTGCGGGGCGTCATGGGGCCTCCTCGGTCACCGGATCCGGAAAGCGGTCGGGGCGGAACGACGCGAGGTCCAGATCGGGGGCCTTCTCCGCCAGCACCTGCGCGATCAAGTGGCCCGTCCCGGTGGCGAGTCCGATGCCCGCGCCCTCGTGCCCGCAGGCGTGGAAGAGCCCGGGCACGCGCGCGTCCGGCCCGATCGCGGGCAGATGGTCGGGCATGTACGGACGGAAGCCGAGGTAGGCGCGCATGGCCCTGACCTCCGCCAGGAAGGGGAACAGCCGGGTCGCCCCCGCCGCGAGCGCCCGGGCGACGGGCAGGGAGAAGGAGCGGTCGAAGCCGACCCGTTCCCGGCTCGCCCCGATCAGTACCGGTCCCGCAGCCGTGCCCTCGACCACCGGGGAGGTCTGCAGTGCGGCCGAGTCACTGGCAACGTCGGCCACGTAGTCGGCGGCGTACACCTTGTGCCGCACCCGGCGGGGCAGCGGCTCGGTGACCAGGACGAATCCGCGCCGGGGCAGCACGGGCAGGGACACCCCGGCCAGCGCGGCCAGCTCCCCGCCCCAGGTCCCGGCGGCGTTGACAACAGCGGGCGCGTGGACGTCACCATGCGAGGTACGGACTCCGCGCACCGCCCCCGCCGCCGTGCGCAGCACCTCCGTGACCGTCCAGCCGGTCCGCAGCGAGGCGCCGGCCGCGCGGGCGAGCCGTACGAGATGGGCGGCGGCCAGTGTCGGCATCACCTGGGCGTCCTGCGGATAGAGGACCCCGCCCGCGAGCCCCTTCGCCAAGCAGGGCTCCAGATCGTGGAGTTCACCGGCGGCGACGGACACGGCCTCGACACCGGCAGAGCGCTGCCCGACGGCAAACCGCTCAAGCGCCGCGAGTCCCTCAGGTGCGGACGCCACAACGACCCCGCCCTTGGCCTCGTACTCGACGGCCCCGGCCACTCCGGTCTCGGCGGCAAGATCGGCCCACAACCGACCGGAGAGCAGGGCGAGTTCGAGCTCCGGCCCCGGTTCCTTGTCCGAGACGAGCAGATTCCCCTCCCCCGCGCCGGTCGTACCGCCGGCCACCGGCCCCCGGTCCACCAGAACGACACTCAGCCCCGCCCGAACCGCGTACAAAGCACTGGCCGCCCCGACCATCCCGGCCCCGACGACCACAACATCGCAGGTCAGCGACTTGGTCACGCCAGTACTATGTCACATACCTCTGGACGGGCCAAGGGTGCATGGGCTTGCGTTCAGCGCGCGTCGCGACAATCCGACCCGGTCACCAGCGCCCCTTCAGGGGCGCGGGGAACTGCGCGACCAGCCCCCACGCACCCGCACCCGACCCACAACCCCCGACGGTCAGCCGCGCCCCACCACAACCCACTTCGACGGCAACTCGATCCGCGTACCGTCCGCCAGAAACTCGGTCGTCACAAGCGGCAACTCCCCACTCGCCAGAACGGCAAGCCCAGCCGCCCGCAGATACTCGGGCACGGCGGCATCAGCCACCTCCCCCGGCGCGATCCCATGCCGAAAGACGGGTGCCAGCTTGGCCGGCGGCCCGTCGGCCCCCTGCGCAAGCCCTCGCAGGATCACCCCCGCCGCCTCCGCAAGCTCGACGACAAAGGCACGCCCCCGGTCACCCACGAGCGTGGCAAGCCCGTCCACCAGCGGCTGCCGATCGTCCCGCTCGCACTGATGCAGAACACCCCGCATGTACACGTTCGCGTCGCCGAGCTCCGCGTGCAGCGTCTCCGCCTCGACCTTCTCGGCCGCGTCGAACAGCCGGTAGGAGGCCTGCCCCGCCGGGTCCGCGAGCCGGGCGTGATCGAGGGCGGCGGCCGAGAGGTCGGCACCGATGACCCGTGGGTAGCGGTCGGCGAGGAACCGGGTCTGGGTCCCGTTGCCGCACCCGAGGTCCACGAGAGGCAGACCGGGAGCCGCCAGGTGCGGTTCTAACAGCCCCAGGTGGACTCCGACGGTGACCGCGGGCTCGGCGTCCCAGAAGACGGCCCCTTGCTCACCTGGAGCCTCACGCCAGAAGCCCTCCCAGGCTTCTCTGTACCGAGTCGTCACACTCATGCCAGCTCCCCAGGACGCAACGGTGGACCGCCGAAAAGTGACGGGCAGTCCGGTTTATCGCGCCCGGAGTGAAGCGACAAGCACGCGGCGCACACCTTCACCGCTCATTCGACAGCCGCACGCCGATGTGCGCCCCTCGTGCCCCTCACTCCCCAAGCACCGACGGCGAGAGGCGGCGCCGACAGGGCTAGCGGCGGGGAAGGGTCAACTCGAACCACACGGTCTTGCCGGAACTCGTCCGGCTGGTCCCCCACTCCCGCGCCAGCGTGCTGACCACACGCATCCCGCGCCCGAACTCGTCGAGCGGGCGCGCGCTGAGGAGCGTCGGCAGGGTGTGGTCGTCGTCGTCCACCTCGCACAGCAGCGTCTCGCCCCGGACGAGCCGCAGCTCGATGGGCCGGCTGTGGGAGTTCCGTACGGCGTTGGTGACGAGCTCGCTGACCATCAACTCGGTCGGATCGACAAGGGAGTTGAGCCCCCACACGTGGAGCTGTTCGCGGACCACGGCGCGTGCCCTGCCGACCTCCATCGGGTCGTGGCCGATCCGCCACTGGGCGACGTCCTCGGGCTCGATGCCGTTGAGCCGGGCCATCAGGAGCGCCACGTCGTCCTTGCGGCCGCCGCGGGTGTTGAGGGCTCGGATGATGGTGTCGCAGGCGTCGTCCATGGAAGCGGCCGGATGCGCGGCGGACTCGCAGAGCGTGGCGAGTCCGACACCGATGTCCTCGCCGCGGACCTCGACCAGGCCGTCGGTGCACATCACGAGCCGGTCGCCGGGCGCCACCCGGACCCGTACGGACTCGAAGGGCACCCCGCCGACGCCGATGGGCGCACCCGTGGGCAGGTCGAGCAGATCGCTGCGGCCGTCCTCGGCGCGGACCAGCACCGGTGGGATATGACCCGCGTTGGCTATCTGCAACTCGCTCTTGATGGGGTCGTACACCGCGTACAGGCAGGTCGCGAGGTAGTGCTCGCCGAGGCGCTGCGCCAAGTCGTCGAGGTTGCGCAGGAGTTGGACGGGCGGCAGGTCGAGGGCCGCCATGGTCTGTACGGCGGTGCGCAACTGGCCCATCATCGCGGCCGAGTTGAGACCGTGCCCCATGACGTCACCGACGACGAGTGCGGTCCGCGACCCGGGCAGTTTGACCGAGTCGAACCAGTCGCCGCCGACCCGCCCCAGCAACGTACCCGGCAGATAGCGGGTCGCGATGTCGCAGCCCGCCATGCGCGGCGCGATGTGCGGCAGCATGCTGTCCTGGAGGGTCTCGGCGACGCTCTCCTGGTACGTGTACATCCGGGCGTTGTCGAGTACGAGCCCGGCGCGGGCGGCGAGTTCGGCGCCGGTGACGCGGTCCATGTCGTTGAACTCGACGCGCTCGGGGTGCCGCAGCAGGATCATGAAGCCGAGGACGACGTTGCGGGCCTTGAGGGGCACGACCAGCATGGAGCGGCCCGTGATGAGGGGCCTGATGTCCCGCTTCTCGAACTGCGCGGCGATCATGTGCCCCATCTGCTCGCTGATGCGGGGCACGAGAACGGGGTCGCCGGTGGTCATGCACTGGAAGAACGGGGTGTGTGCCGGGAACGGCATGGCCTCGCCGACCGGCACGACGTCGTCCCAGCGGCCCGGCTCGTCCGTGTGCTCCAGGGCGACCCGGTGCCACATGGTGGTGGTGTCGGGCACGCCCTCGGGGAAGCCCTCACCTGCGACGACCTGTTCGCGGAGATAGGTGCCGGCCACGTCGGTGAAGCGCGGGACCACGGCCCGGCTGACCTCGACGATGGTGCGGGACAGGTCGAGCGAGGTGCCGATCCGCCCGCTGACCTCGTTCAGGAATTCCAGGCGCTCGCGGACGGCCGCGTATTCGAGGTCCTCGCCCTCGTCGGGTTCGTCCTGCGGCAGGGGTGCGCCGGCGGCGACGGCAGCGGCCACCCGCTCCTGGCGGGCCTTGCGCTCGGCACGCCGGGGCACGCCCCAGTCGGGAGTGACGGGCACCCGGTCGTTCTGGCTGAACTCCAGGACGGGATAACCCAGTTCGAGGACCTGGGCGACGATGCGGGCACTCTCGCCTACGCTCATGCTGGGGAGGATCTCGGGCAGCCTGCGGGCCAGTTCCTCGGCGCCGGGGAAGTCGGTGTGCAGCGCGAACCCGGGTGCGATGCGCTCCATGGCCAGGCCCGCGCCGGTGTCCTCGTGGCGCAGCCCGTCCGCGTCGGCGGCGAGCACCAGCAGCCGCTCGGGCCCCGGCCCCACCAGCGGATACGCCCACCACAGCACGTCGATCCGGTCGTTGTCGGGCGACGACAACCGCGCGCGCCCCGCCGCCGGATAGGACAGCCGTCCGTCGAGGGACGACTCCAGGTCGGGCCCGAGGCCGTCGTGCACCGAGTACGCCCCGTAGGGCGCGGCCTCGTCGTCATAGGGCAGGGCGCCGGACACGGGCAGCAGATCGACGGCGGGCCTTCCGACCGCCTCGTCCTTGGCGGCGCCGAACAGCCGCCGGGCGCCCCGGCTCCAGTGCGAGACCAGACCTTCGCGGTCGACGACCACCACGGCCAACGGAATCCGGCCCGCCGCAACCCCGTTGCCGCCCGCACGGCCGTGAGCTGTGCCCATCTCGGTGCCACGGTCCATGGCCCAGGCCCTCTCTCCCCACGGTCCGCAAGATCTGTACCAGCACAACCACGGTACGTCCGCGCCCGGTTGCCATGTGTGGCATTGAGCGAATTGACTCCGGCGCACACCGAGCCCCGTCAGGGGCTCTTTTAGGGGCGCGGGGAACTGCGCGCCCAGCCCCCACCGGCCCGCGGCCGACGCACAACCCTCAATCCTCGTGCCCCAACTGCAGATCCCTCTCGGTCCGCCCACCCCCGGCCACCTGCAAGACAGTAGCCACCGGCGGGTACCCCGCGGCGATCACCGTGTACTCCCCCGAAGAAAGATCAACGAACCGGAACGTTCCGTCACCCCCGGTGGTCAACGTGTCCACCACATTCCCCGCGGCGTCGAGCAGCGTCACCCGCGCATCCTCGACAGCCCGCCCTCCACTGGCCCGCACGGTTCCCCGGAGCACCGCCCCACCCGCGAGCTCGACATCCTGTCGGGTCTCCCGGGCGGCCTGCACGCTCACCGGCAGGGCAGCGGGCCGAAAGGCCGGCGCACTCGCGGCCAACGTGTACTCCCCCGCCACCAACTCCGAGATGACGTAACTCCCTTCGCGCCCACTGCGAGTCGTGGCGACCACCTCACCGTGCACGTTGGTGAGCGTGACGGTCGCATCCCGTACGGGAGTCCCGTCCGCCGTCACCACGCTCCCGGCCAGCCGTCCGGCGCCGCCGAGGACGACGTCCAGCTCGACCGGCCGCTCCCCGACGGTGACGCTGACGGCCTGCGGCTGATGCCCGCCGGCCGCGGCGATGAGGACGTACGACCCCGCCCCGGGAGTCGACAGCGCGTACCGCCCGTCGTCCCCGCTCGCGCCCCGGCCGATCTGCTGTCCCGCGACGTCGATGAGGGTGAGCGCGGCGCGGGGCACGACGGTGCCGTCGGGATGCTGGACGGTGCCGCAGACGGGCACCCCGGCGGCGTACGGCGAACGGGCCTGCGGGACCGAGGAGTTGTAGGACGCGGTGGTCTCGGGGGCGGCTGAGGTGTGGTGGGACACCAGCGGTTTCTCCTTGAGGAAGAAGGCGACGAGCAGGCCCAGGACGAGCACCGGCACGAGGTAGAGGAAGATCCGCGGCATGGCGTCGGCGTAGGCCGCGATGTAGCCGTCGCGCAGCTCGGCGGGCAGTGCGTGGACGAGCTGCGGGGTGATGGACTCGGGGTCGGGCAGGCCGGCCCCGGCGGGCAGCCGTTCGGCGAGGGAGTCGGCGAGCCGGTCGGCGAAGAGCGTGCCGAAGATCGCGGCGCCGACGCTGCCGCCGATCTGCCGGAAGTAGTTGTTGGCGCTGGTCGCGGTGCCGAGGTCGCGGGGGTCCACGGAGTTCTGCACGGCGAGGATCAGTACGGGCATGACGAGCCCGATCCCAGCGCCGAGTACGGCCATCCAGATGCTGTAGTGCAGCCGGGGCGTGTCGACTTCGAGCCGCGACAGGAGCCACATGCCGAGGACGGAGAGGACGCCGCCGAGGATCGGGTAGATCTTGTAGTGGCCGCTGCGGCTGATGAGTTGGCCCGAGACGACCGAGGCGCCGACGATGCCGGCCATCATCGGGAGCATGAGCAGGCCGGACTCGGTGGCGGTGGCGCCGTCGACCATCTGCAGGTACGTGGGCAGATAGCTGGCCGCTCCGAAGAGGGCGACCCCGACGATCACGCCCACCAGGCCGGTGACGTTGAAGACGCCGTCGCGGAACAGCCGCAGGGGGATGAGGGGTTCGGCCGCGAAGTGCTCGGCGACGAGGAACAGGGCCGTGGCGGCGACGGCTCCGACGCCGAGCCCGAGGATGACGCGCGAGTCCCAGGCGTACTCCGTTCCGCCCCAACTGGTCAGCAGGACCAGGCAGGTGGAGGCGGCGGCCAGCAGCAGGGCGCCGAGCACGTCGAGGCGGGGCCGTGCGGTCGGCTTCGGCAGTTTGAGCACGACGGCGACGACGGCGAGCGTGACCAGGCCGAAGGGCACGTTGACGTAGAAGCACCAGCGCCAGGAGAGGTGGTCGGTGAAGTAGCCGCCGAGCAGCGGTCCCGCGACCGACGCAAGGCCGAAGGCGGCGCCGATCAGGCCCATGAAGCGGCCGCGTTCGCGGGGCGGCACGATGTCCGCGATGATCGCCTGCACGCCGATCATGAGTCCGCCGGCGCCGACGCCCTGGAGTGCGCGGAAGGCGATCAACTGGTCCATGGTGCGCGACCATCCGGCCAGCGCGGAGCCGATCACGAAGACGACGATCGCGAACTGGAAGACGCCCTTGCGGCCGTAGAGGTCGCCGAACTTGCCGTAGACGGGAAGCCCGACGGTGGCTGTGAGCAGGTACGCGGTGATGGCCCAGGACATCTTGTCCAGGCCGTGCAGCTCCCCGACGATCTTCGGGAGGGCGGTGGCGACGATCATCTGCTCCAGCGCGGCGAGCAGCAGCGCAAGCATCAGGGCGAAGAACACCATCCGCACGCGGGCCGGGCTGAGCTCCTCGAACTGCGGTGGTTCCGGCGGCCCTTGGGGTGTGTCAGGGGCCGTGGCCGAAACGCCGCGTTCGCTCGTCGCCAGAGTCGTCCCGCCCACGTGCTGCTCCCCTCGTCGCGCCTGCGCGGCCCATTTCTCGCATTACGCGACAACTGGGAGCAAGCGCGACGAGTCGCCCGTCAGTGGAGCTCAGCGGGCGTAACCGCCGGTGGGAGCCCTACGGCGTACGACGGAGCCATACCGAAAACCACTCGAAACGGTGAGCGTGAGAATCGCCCGGCCGAGCGCGTCCACGCGCCCACCGTGACGAACCAGGAGGGCTACTTCTCCACCTCGGTGGCGAGCTTCGCCAGCACCTCGTCGTAGATCCGCCCGAGACCCTTGGGCGCGAAGGTCTTCTCGAAGAAGCCGCCGATACCGCCGGCGCCGTTCCACACCGAGGTCACGACGACCCGGGACTTGCCCTCGCCGGCCGGAGTGACCCTCCAGGTGGTCACCATCGAGGAGTTGCGGTCCTTCTCGACGAGCTCGCCGTCGGTGGGCTCGCTCACCTCGACCAGGCAGTCGCGGACGCGCTTGCTCGTGGCCTGGAGCTTCCAGTGGACGAGGCTGCCCTCACCGTCTCCGCCCTCGCGCACCTCGTATTCGCTGAAGTGCTCGCTCAGAACCTTCGGACGCGTGCCGGTGTAGTCGGCCAGCGCGTCGAACACGTCGTCGGGCTGAGCCGCTACGACTCGCTCTGTGGTGGCCTCGACCTGCGCCATTGCGTTCCTCCAGCACTCGGGATCTCGGGGGTCAGCGCTCAGCCAACCATCAGGCGGTCGAGCCGCCCAAATCGGGGTCCCCTCAAGGCCCCGGAGCCTCGGACGCCACGCCCGTCGAAAGTGAGTTCGCACGATCAAGGGAACATGTGTTCTATTCTGTGTCCAGTGCTACCGAGGAGGCGTCATGCGCTGGGAGAACCTCACAGTGGAGTCCGGCGGCAACCTGCCGAAGGACGCCGCGCTGTTCGGCGCGGACGCGGTGACCACACGTACGTTCGACACCCCGGAGTTCCGTGGAATCACGTTCCACGAGATCCGGGCCAAGTCGATCGTGAACCGGGTGCCGGGCGCCTCGCGCATGCCCTTCGAGTGGACGGTCAACCCCTATCGGGGGTGCACGCACGCGTGTGTCTACTGTTTCGCCCGCAAGACCCACAGCTATCTGGACCTCGACACGGGCCTCGGCTTCGACAGCCAGATCGTGGTGAAGGTGAACGCCCCCGAGCTGCTGCGGCGGCATCTCGGCTCGCGGCGCTGGCTCGGCGATCACATAGCGATGGGCACGAACGTGGACTGCTACCAGCGCGCCGAGGGCCGCTACCAGCTGATGCCCGGCATCATCGCGGCCCTGCGCGACCACGCGAACCCCTTCTCGATCCTCACCAAGGGCACGCTGATCCTGCGTGACCTCGACCTCCTGAAGCAGGCGGCCGCGGTGACCGAGGTCGGGATCTCCGTCTCCGTGGGCTTCACCGACCACGAGCTGTGGCGGACGGTCGAGCCGGGTACGCCCGCCCCCGAGCGCCGCCTCGACGCCGTCCGCACGCTGAGCGAGCACGGCATCGACTGCGGCGTTCTGATGGCCCCGGTGATCCCCTTCCTGGGCGACGATCCGTCCCAGCTGCGCGCGACGGTACGGGCGATCGCGGCATCCGGCGCCACCTCGGTCACGCCGCTCGTGCTGCATCTGCGGCCGGGGGCACGCGAGTGGTTCATGAGCTGGCTGGCACACCACCACCCGTATCTGGTGCGCCGCTACGAGCGGCTGTACGCGGAGGGCGCCTACGCCCCGAAGTGGTACCAGCGCCGGATCACCCGTCAGGTCCACGAACTGGCCGAGGAGTACGGGATAGGTCCCACGCGCGCGGGGATGCCGCGCAGGATCCCGGCACCCGCCGAACCGGCCGTCCCGGAGCCGACCCAACTCACCCTTCTCTGACCGGCACCACCTTTTCCGACCGGCACCGCCACCCGCTCCGACCAGCGCTTCTCAGCTGCATCCGGGCGCATCGCGCGGCCCGATCGGGTCAAACTCCGGTCAGAACCGGTTCTTCCGGGCGCCCGCTCCGGGACGATACGGCGAAGGCCGTGGTGTGCACGGCCCACACCCTCCGTTCCTGGGAGGTCCGATGCTGCATCTGCCCGGGGGTCAACCCCCGGACCCCCGGCCCGAGGATCAGGCCGGAATCCCTGCCCGGAACATCCATGCGAGGCGATTCATCGTGAACCGACGCGCAGTTGCTCTGTGCGGTGCCGCTGCCGTGGTGGCCGGAATGATCACCGCGATCCCGGCCGGCGCGAGCGCGGACTCCGCGACCGCACCGCGCACCACGCTCTCCGCCGACCCGGCGAAGCTCACCTGGAAGAAGTGCGGCACCACCTCCTATCCGACGCTCCAGTGCGCGTCCCTGAAGGTGCCGCTCGACCACACGGACCCGCACGGCGAGCGCATCACGCTCGCGCTGTCACGGGTCCCGCACACCGCGAAGAAGTCCCAGGGACCGCTCCTGGTGAACCCGGGCGGCCCCGGCGGCAGCGGTCTCACGCTCGCCGGGTTCGTCGCGGCCACGCTGCCGAAGGCGGTGGCCTCGCAGTACGACGTCATCGGCTTCGACCCGCGCGGCGTCGGCGCCAGCAAGCCCGCCCCGAACTGCAAGCCGGGGCACTTCACTCCCGTACGCCCCGACTCGCTGCCGAGCACCCCCGCCCTGGAGAAGGCCAACCTCGACCGGGTCAAGGCCTTCGCGAAGGCGTGCGGCGCGAAGTACGGCAAACTGCTGCCGTACCTCGACACCGTGAGCGCGGTCCAGGACATGGACGCGATCCGGCACGCCCTCGGCGCCAAGAAGATCAACTACTTCGGGTACTCGTACGGCACCTACCTGGGCGCCGTCTACGCGAAGCTCCACCCGGGCCGCGTACGGCGCATGGTGCTCGACTCCATCGTCGACCCCACCGGTGTCTGGTACGAGGACAACCTCGCGCAGGACCACGCCTTCAACGACCGTCACCGGGCCTTCATGGCCTGGGTCGCCAAGAACAACGCGAAATACAAACTCGGCACCGATCCGGAGAAGATCGAGACCAAGTGGTACGCGATGAGGGCGGCCCTGGCGAAGAAGCCCGCGGACAAGACGGTGGGCGCCTCCGAACTGGAGGACACGTTCGTCCCCGGCGGCTACTACAACGGCTACTGGCCGTATCTCGCCGAGGCGTTCGCGGCCTTCGTGAACGACAAGAACGACGACCCGCTGGTCGAGGCGTACGAGAACTTCGGTGCCGTCGACGCCGCGGGCGACAACAGCTACAGCATCTACACCTCGGTGCAGTGCCGTGACGCGTCCTGGCCGCGCGACTGGGAGCAGTGGCGCGAGGACAACTGGGAGGTGTACGAGAAGGCGCCCTTCATGACCTGGAGCAACGCCTGGTACAACGCGCCGTGCGCGTTCTGGCCGACGGACTCCCTGGAGCCCGTGGATGTCTCCAACGACTCGGTGCCGCCGGTGCTGCTGTTCCAGGCGACGGACGACGCGGCCACCCCGTACGAGGGCGGTGTCATGGTCCATCGTCTGCTGGGCGACTCCAGCCTGGTGGTCGAGCAGGGCGGCGGCAACCACGGCATCACGCTGAGCGGCAACGCCTGCCTGGACAAGCATCTGGCCACGTATCTGGCCGACGGCAGGGTGCCGCGCAGTGGCGGTGAGGTCGACGCGGTGTGCAAGCCGCTGCCCGACCCGTCACCGCTGAGCAAGAAGGCCTCGGGCTCGCGCGGCGCGACGCTGCACGGGC from Streptomyces sp. NBC_00258 includes:
- a CDS encoding dihydrodipicolinate synthase family protein: MTDNDLTGDRPWRGVLVATALPLNDDLSVNLDKYAEHCTWLVENGCDGVVPNGSLGEYQVLTPEERAKVVETAVAAIGGRRVMPGVAAYGSAESRRWAEQARDAGCASVMLLPPNAYRADERSVLAHYAEVAKAGVPIVAYNNPIDTKVDLVPELLAKLHGEGYIHGVKEFSGDVRRAYSIAELAPELDLLIGADDVLLELAVAGAKGWVAGYPNALPSASVALYRAAVAGDLETAGKLYRQLHPLLRWDSKTEFVQAIKLSMDIVGRHGGPVRAPRVPLLPEQERAVREATERAVAAGLA
- a CDS encoding NAD(P)/FAD-dependent oxidoreductase, with amino-acid sequence MTERRRLAVIGAGPAGLTAALAAATRGVRVTLVDSAPQAGGQFYRQTAPGLGARRPQALHHQWRTWERLRDGLAAHVAAGRVTHLTDHHVWFVERQSGTAGATATAHDTVQGSGSFAVHALLGPGQEEPVTVHADAVLIATGGYEKVLPFPGWTLPGVVTAGGAQAMLKGGLVLPGRTAVVAGTGPLLLPVAVGLASAGARVAALVESADPRNFARQARVLAAHPAKLAEGARYAAELARHRVRTQVRGTVVAAHGTGRLEAITVAALDGDGRVRPGTERRIPCDTLAVGHGMLPHTDLAEALGCRLDGVGVAVDDEQRTDVPGVWAAGETTGIGGAVLASAEGRIAGLSIAARLDSRTAERSSYASAAKVRAGLREFFAAVDKVCAPPAHWAEQVTDETVVCRCEEVPASAVREAVDELGAGDVRTVKLLTRAGMGWCQGRMCGPAVAGLARCPETPSRRPFARPVPLGVLAREPGEAS
- a CDS encoding (2Fe-2S)-binding protein; the protein is MTPRTPLDLVDARPGPAFTVTFDGREIAVLPGQTIAAALWSAGITSWRTTRGSGEPRGVFCGIGVCFDCLVSVNGRVNQRACLVPAEAGDVIRTQEGTGHHD
- a CDS encoding NAD(P)/FAD-dependent oxidoreductase — its product is MTKSLTCDVVVVGAGMVGAASALYAVRAGLSVVLVDRGPVAGGTTGAGEGNLLVSDKEPGPELELALLSGRLWADLAAETGVAGAVEYEAKGGVVVASAPEGLAALERFAVGQRSAGVEAVSVAAGELHDLEPCLAKGLAGGVLYPQDAQVMPTLAAAHLVRLARAAGASLRTGWTVTEVLRTAAGAVRGVRTSHGDVHAPAVVNAAGTWGGELAALAGVSLPVLPRRGFVLVTEPLPRRVRHKVYAADYVADVASDSAALQTSPVVEGTAAGPVLIGASRERVGFDRSFSLPVARALAAGATRLFPFLAEVRAMRAYLGFRPYMPDHLPAIGPDARVPGLFHACGHEGAGIGLATGTGHLIAQVLAEKAPDLDLASFRPDRFPDPVTEEAP
- a CDS encoding class I SAM-dependent methyltransferase, with translation MSVTTRYREAWEGFWREAPGEQGAVFWDAEPAVTVGVHLGLLEPHLAAPGLPLVDLGCGNGTQTRFLADRYPRVIGADLSAAALDHARLADPAGQASYRLFDAAEKVEAETLHAELGDANVYMRGVLHQCERDDRQPLVDGLATLVGDRGRAFVVELAEAAGVILRGLAQGADGPPAKLAPVFRHGIAPGEVADAAVPEYLRAAGLAVLASGELPLVTTEFLADGTRIELPSKWVVVGRG